A genomic segment from Paenibacillus sp. FSL K6-1096 encodes:
- a CDS encoding AraC family transcriptional regulator produces MANSTKSTANTVPKKIIRQFIEERVKNRQQFYVHPSYNSEQKMLQALSKGLFDEAARALDAINRQERATLARSHVRSLKNSLICTCTLFTRAIINGGVHPENAYNLSDIFIRQIEETGEVEALKALEYEMLHSFFWTLRKEKKPAYNSIVNKTISYIHEERFAELTLEQLAAKVNVHPYYLSGLFKQEVGLSISEYITRNRIEDSTYFLIHSDLRVLDISVLLGFCNQSYYTRQFKKYMSMTPLQYRNRYSEQEELHTF; encoded by the coding sequence ATGGCAAATTCTACTAAAAGCACCGCCAATACCGTCCCCAAAAAAATCATCAGACAGTTTATTGAAGAGCGTGTCAAAAACAGGCAGCAGTTCTACGTACACCCATCCTACAACTCGGAGCAAAAAATGCTGCAGGCACTGTCCAAGGGTCTGTTCGATGAGGCGGCCCGGGCGCTGGATGCCATCAACCGGCAGGAGCGCGCCACCCTGGCCCGCAGCCATGTCCGTTCCTTGAAGAACTCGCTGATCTGCACCTGCACCTTGTTCACGCGTGCCATTATTAACGGAGGCGTCCACCCGGAGAATGCCTATAATTTAAGCGATATCTTCATCCGGCAGATTGAGGAAACCGGCGAGGTGGAGGCATTGAAAGCGCTGGAGTATGAAATGCTCCACTCCTTCTTTTGGACGCTGCGCAAGGAAAAGAAACCGGCCTATAATTCCATCGTGAACAAGACGATCTCTTATATTCATGAGGAGAGGTTCGCGGAGCTGACGCTGGAGCAGCTGGCAGCCAAGGTAAATGTGCACCCCTATTACTTATCCGGCCTGTTTAAACAGGAGGTGGGCCTGTCCATTTCCGAATACATCACCAGGAACCGTATCGAGGATTCCACTTATTTTCTGATTCACAGCGACCTCCGGGTTCTGGACATCTCTGTGCTGCTCGGGTTCTGCAATCAAAGCTACTATACCCGCCAGTTCAAGAAATATATGTCCATGACTCCGCTGCAGTACCGCAACCGGTATTCGGAGCAGGAGGAACTGCACACTTTTTAA
- a CDS encoding PRK06851 family protein, whose product MAARILRYFAGGNTALGFYNLFETNLQGLRRIFILKGGPGTGKSSLMKAIGTEWAERGYDIELIHCSSDKDSLDGVIIPALGAGIVDGTAPHVIEPKAPGAVEEYVNLGEAWDSAALISQREAIREINQRVANAYASAYSRFAEALSIHDEWEKIYFDHMDFGKADQLTARMLEELFGETQLQRSADVKHRFLGAATPSGAVDFVPNLTAGLSRRFFLKGRAGTGKSTMLKKIAAEAENRGFDTEIYHCGFDPHSLDMVIVRELNFAVFDSTSPHEYDPDREGDVIIDTYELVVAPGTDERLAGPLEEVSAQYKATMKEAIAALAEAKVHRDELEKIYVAAMDFSVVDEARNRISVELNSLQA is encoded by the coding sequence ATGGCTGCGCGGATTTTACGATATTTTGCAGGCGGCAATACGGCTCTTGGCTTCTATAATTTGTTCGAAACGAATCTTCAGGGATTGCGGCGGATCTTCATCTTGAAGGGCGGTCCCGGCACGGGGAAATCCTCACTAATGAAAGCAATCGGCACGGAATGGGCGGAACGGGGATACGATATTGAGCTGATCCATTGCTCATCCGATAAGGATTCCCTGGACGGGGTTATTATTCCGGCGCTGGGCGCGGGCATCGTTGACGGGACTGCGCCCCATGTGATCGAGCCGAAGGCCCCCGGAGCGGTTGAGGAATACGTAAATCTGGGAGAAGCGTGGGACTCGGCAGCGCTGATCAGCCAGAGGGAGGCCATCAGGGAGATTAATCAGAGGGTGGCAAATGCCTATGCGTCAGCGTACAGCAGATTTGCGGAGGCTCTGAGCATTCATGACGAATGGGAAAAGATTTATTTCGATCATATGGACTTCGGCAAGGCGGATCAATTAACGGCCCGGATGCTGGAAGAGCTGTTTGGTGAAACGCAGCTTCAGAGGAGTGCTGATGTGAAGCACCGGTTTCTGGGCGCAGCAACGCCGTCAGGAGCGGTTGATTTTGTCCCTAATCTGACCGCAGGGCTGTCCAGACGCTTCTTCCTCAAAGGCCGGGCTGGAACAGGTAAATCCACCATGCTCAAGAAAATCGCTGCCGAGGCGGAGAATAGAGGCTTTGATACGGAGATCTATCATTGCGGATTCGATCCCCACAGCCTGGATATGGTCATTGTGCGGGAGCTTAATTTTGCGGTTTTTGACAGCACCAGCCCGCATGAATATGATCCTGACCGGGAGGGAGACGTAATTATCGATACGTATGAACTTGTTGTTGCCCCGGGAACGGATGAGCGCCTCGCCGGACCGCTTGAAGAAGTAAGCGCACAATATAAGGCCACCATGAAAGAGGCGATAGCCGCTCTCGCAGAGGCCAAGGTACACCGGGATGAATTAGAGAAAATATATGTTGCGGCAATGGATTTTAGCGTGGTGGATGAGGCCAGAAACCGGATCTCTGTTGAATTAAACAGCTTACAGGCTTAG